A stretch of the Oceanicola sp. D3 genome encodes the following:
- the serS gene encoding serine--tRNA ligase, which yields MHDIRTIRDNPAGFDAAMARRGISSASAPILALDEARRAAITAAEAALAERNAASKQVGAAKASGDEAEFERLRALVAEKKEEIARLEEESKARDAELRDMLMGLPNVMQDDVPDGADENDNVEINRWGAPRKFSFTPLEHYELPGAKEAMDFETAAKLAGSRFVLMSGGIARIHRALAQFMLDLHTTKHGLTEVNAPVLVREEMMLGTGQLPKFGEDSYQTREGWWLIPTSEVTLTNIVNDCIVSESYLPRRYTAHSLCFRSEAGSAGRDTAGMLRQHQFEKVEMVSVVHPDKSVEEQQRMTKCAEAVLEALDLPYRTVVLCSGDTGFGARRTHDIEVWLPGQNTYREISSISNCGDFQARRMNARFRPEGGGKPEFLHTLNGSGLAVGRALIAVLENGQQEDGSVTLPEALLPYTGGLETLTPEGTLV from the coding sequence ATGCACGATATCCGCACCATCCGTGACAACCCCGCCGGCTTCGATGCCGCCATGGCGCGGCGCGGGATCTCCTCTGCCTCCGCCCCCATCCTTGCGCTGGACGAAGCCCGCCGCGCTGCCATCACCGCCGCCGAGGCCGCGCTGGCCGAGCGCAACGCCGCCTCCAAGCAGGTCGGTGCCGCCAAAGCCTCCGGCGATGAGGCCGAGTTTGAGCGGCTCCGCGCACTTGTGGCTGAAAAGAAAGAAGAAATTGCTCGGCTGGAAGAAGAGTCCAAGGCCCGTGACGCCGAGCTGCGCGACATGCTGATGGGCCTGCCCAACGTCATGCAAGACGATGTGCCCGACGGCGCCGATGAAAATGACAACGTCGAGATCAACCGCTGGGGCGCCCCCCGCAAGTTCAGCTTCACCCCACTGGAGCATTACGAGCTGCCCGGGGCCAAGGAGGCGATGGATTTCGAAACCGCCGCCAAGCTTGCAGGCTCCCGCTTCGTGCTGATGTCGGGCGGCATTGCCCGCATCCACCGTGCGCTCGCCCAGTTCATGCTTGATCTGCACACCACCAAGCACGGTTTGACCGAGGTGAACGCCCCGGTGCTGGTGCGCGAAGAGATGATGCTTGGCACCGGCCAACTCCCCAAGTTCGGCGAAGACAGCTACCAAACCCGCGAAGGCTGGTGGCTCATCCCCACCTCCGAGGTGACGCTGACCAACATCGTCAACGACTGTATCGTCAGCGAAAGCTACCTGCCCCGCCGCTACACCGCCCACTCGCTCTGCTTTCGCTCCGAGGCGGGCAGCGCGGGCCGAGATACCGCGGGCATGCTGCGCCAGCACCAGTTTGAAAAGGTCGAGATGGTTTCGGTGGTGCATCCCGACAAAAGCGTTGAAGAACAGCAGCGTATGACCAAATGCGCCGAGGCTGTGCTTGAAGCGCTCGATCTGCCCTACCGCACCGTCGTGCTCTGCTCGGGCGATACCGGATTCGGCGCGCGCCGCACCCATGACATCGAGGTCTGGCTGCCCGGCCAGAACACCTATCGCGAGATTTCCTCCATCTCCAACTGCGGTGATTTTCAGGCCCGCCGGATGAACGCCCGCTTCCGCCCCGAAGGTGGCGGCAAGCCCGAGTTCCTCCACACCCTCAACGGCTCCGGCCTCGCCGTCGGCCGGGCGCTAATCGCGGTTCTGGAGAACGGCCAGCAAGAGGACGGCTCAGTAACCCTTCCCGAAGCCCTCCTGCCCTATACTGGCGGCCTCGAAACCCTCACCCCCGAGGGCACCCTCGTCTGA
- a CDS encoding BolA/IbaG family iron-sulfur metabolism protein, with protein MAIDAQDIENLIREAFPEAKITVQGDDGQHFAAEVVDESFRGQNRVQQQRAVYAALKGKMDGPAGELHALALTTRAP; from the coding sequence ATGGCCATCGACGCGCAGGACATCGAAAACCTCATCCGCGAGGCCTTTCCCGAGGCCAAGATCACCGTTCAGGGCGATGACGGCCAGCATTTCGCCGCCGAGGTCGTGGACGAAAGCTTTCGCGGCCAGAACCGCGTGCAACAGCAACGCGCCGTCTATGCCGCCCTCAAGGGCAAGATGGACGGCCCGGCCGGCGAGCTGCACGCACTGGCGCTCACCACCCGGGCCCCCTAG